The DNA window AAGATCAACTTTCTAACACCTCCTTGTAGGGGGGAGAAACCAGCAAACTGTCCCCAACTGTCGCATATATTATACCTTAGATTTGCTGCCGGACCTACAGCGTTCGGCCTATTGTTTACCCTATTGTTTGGCAGTAACATATCTTAATCACAATCGTTTCGATCTTTGTCAGCttattaataaattgaatGTATATTTTCTTGAGTAATTGCGCCTGCCAAtcagaaaaactttttcaaaaaaCCAGTTTACAAAGAAATTTCGCGCTTGTACTTTACGAGAGCGCCTTGCCTTGAATTCATATTTACGAGTATGTGTATATTTGTAAGCTAATACAAAAAGTCATTCTATGGCTTATAAACTCCTAAACTCAACTGAACACCGAATTCGGATACCTTTCCCCAGCTACTTGCGGCGATGTTGAGCTGCTAACTCAGACTGTTTATGGCTTCCTGGACTTCACCACCACTATTGGGAACACCGTCATGGTCTTCTCGCCCCAAAGCTCTCCAGCCTTCGGTAAGTGCATTACTACGTCACCAACAATATAGGGaaactattattttatgcCTTAATATTTTAGAACTCAAGTCCAACGACACACACGAGATAGTGAATATTATAGAGACCAAGCCGAAAGAAACCaagaaagaaaaggagaaGGTCGGCATCAAGCCAACGCCTTTGATTGTGACTCACTCGAATGTCATGCCCGAGACCGAAACATCCCAGATTGAATCTTACAACATAAGTCTCTCCAACTCGCCCATTCAGACCCTCCTGAATACCCCTGAATACGACCTGCTGTCCCGCCAGCCGGAGCAGTTCGCCGAGGAAACCTACCGTCTGGTGAACTTTAAGTCCAAAAACGAGGCCGACCGCCAACGTGTATATGCGTCCAAGAAGGAGCCCGTCCATGGCTACCAAACGAGATCCAGCGAGTTCAGGAGCATCGTAACGGCAACCAAGGACTCTGGGAAATTCTCAAAGGTCTCCCAGGTCTCGCATGTCCACGCAGTTTCAAGTGTGGAGAAGAAGAGCAAGCCGCGACAGACGCGGACCAACAAGCCAGTCACGCCCTCGATCCAGCCGAGCAGGACTCTCAAGGAGTTCTCCACCCAGACCCAGCTGTCCAGCAAGCCGCCCAGGAAAAGCCACCAAAGTGGCCGCGACAACCGAGGATCATCCGGCACCAGGAAGCCCTCTCGACCCAAGGGAAAGCGGTATTACACCCCTATTTCAAAGGTATCTTAGTGTTTTTTACAGACTTGGCCCACTTCCATTGCAGAAGGAACAAGCACACCCAGAGTGCCAAGCCGGCAGTAGCTCCATCAGCAACTGAAACCACCTCGCGTCCCTCGTACCGAACGAAAGCCAACGCGAATGCTGTGCAGGAGGAGCCAGTGTCGGTGGTGAGTCCCAACGCCTTCAAGCTCAACAGGCGTCCTGGACGATGGCAGTACAAGTCCTCGCCGAAGCCCAAAGTAAACATCAGGAAGAACGCCAACCCCAATCTGCCCAGCGCAATCCAAAACGACACGGCGCCAAGTGAGGAGATACCCGTGGACATCATCACCAACCAGGCCATAAACAATGGAAGGGATCTAGAGGCGTCCGGCTCCCAAAACGGACCCGTtgcgaacaacaacaacgacgacccCAACTCCAAATACTTTGTGCAGACGCTGAACGTGGAAATATCTACACCCCAACCATTTATAGACACCTATTACGAAATTGCAACCATCAAGACTCCGTTTATATTCCAGGTAATTATGCTGTgtgttttttccatttcaaacAAACTCAGTTTCTTTGTTTGAAGTTCCCACGACCATAAACCCCATTAATGGCATACTTACCTTTGATTGCAGGCTGGAGTGGTTAAGAAAACGCGCTTCCTGACCGTCACATCCACCATAGAGAAGGTGATCCAGGAGGAGCACACCAAGGAGTACTCCGAAGACGATGGTCCGTTGACGGAGAACATTTTGGAGGCCACCGCCAGTACGGATGACCTTAAGACCTTAACGGGCAGCGTTACGACCTTGAAACCCATCTATCTGGGCGAGGAGACGGAGACCCCCAGCCTGGAGACCATAACGGAGTCCTTTTCCATAACGCACACAAAGCTGAAAACCCAGATCCTCCCAGTTGTGTACGCGAAAAGAAACGAAACCATACAAGTTACCCTGGTTCAGACCTACGACTACACCAGTCTCATCACTGTGACCCAAACCATTTCCCCCTTGAGCGACGACTTCAATCCCTCGAAGAACTTCAAGGACTTCGAAGGAAGTTTGGACGAGGCCGGGTCGGAAATCAACCTGGACCTGGAGTTCGGAGACGAAGACAATACGGGCAAATTCGACGCAAAGATAAAGCCGAAACTCAAAGTTGAGGCAAAGAGTAATGTTACCAGTCCACTGATCCCCCTGATCCCGGAATCGATTAGTTTCCCAGAAACGCTGCACAACAGCTTGATAACTTCCACGCGACCCGTTATCAAACTGGAGACCATCTGGGAGTCCCATGTGGTGCCCCTGGTCAGAGGAACCGAAACCATCATGAGAACGCTCTCCAAGTCCGTGGGTGTCGTCGAGAAGACGGAATACGTCACTGATGTCGCCACCATTTCCATGCCAACGCCATCCTCGCAGTATCCCTTCTCGATCAACCCATTCAATCCCTTCAACCCACTACTGCCCATTCCCCCCCAGCAGTTCATTACCTCCACCGAGGTTCAGCAGTCCATGGTGACGGAAACGAGTTCCAAGGTCTTGAAACTGACTTTCGGTGCCAGAACCGCCTACACCACCATCTTCTCCACTTCTGTCGTTCCCACAGCCGTCACTAGGTTAATAACCGCCACGATTCCCGGCCAGCCAGGTCAATCCTTCCCCAACTACTATCCGCCTCCCTACAATCCATTTGCCTATGTTGGTTAGTTTTTAGAACTGATCTGCGTGACCCTATTACTTCTTTGTAACTAGAAATCCTGTATTATATTTAAGAACACGTGCAAATATCGAAAATGCGGTGATACAAAAAGCAGTAGATTTTATTAGATTATATGAGCACTTTGTCGCAAAAGTTGTTAATGTAAATACTCGAATTAAgactaaattaaaattgcatcGAATTTGTTTGGATCTAAGATAAGCAAAATATGGTTGTAGTTCGGTTTAACTGCtgttaataaatttttgaacCTTTTTATCCCCTAAATTAGATTTCTGTTACCGTTTTATTTACTCTTTATTCACTTCACTTTATTTACTGCAACTTAACAGTTATTTGATTTGTAAATGATCGATAGTAATATGTTTGCACTGCATTCCATTCCATCGTTTCATGCAAAAAAGAACCAATGTTTACCTGCTTGCCTTGCAAAcaaatgatcaaatattcatTCCGGACAATTCGACTTTTACCAAATGTTTACCTTTACATCActtaaaatcaataatttacatttttttaaaactttcaCTTTGCAATATAAATCACACTCTACCATCGATATCGATAGCTTGGCTTCTATCGATACCCGCGTGTGCGTCCGCATTTCACATCTCTAGTGCTTTTGCGGCACATACGCATCTCtagaaaattggaaaaaaataaaatcgtcGGAGTTTTTATGTGCTTGCAAAGTAGTGTAAGTACTTGCTATTTTATGCCTGCTGCTAGCCGGTAGTAAACAACACGCGGGAACAGCAATGCCTTGCAATCCTCAACACAATTCAAGTGCGGCTTAAGCTCGAGCAACCCATTATCTTGGAAGAAAACCGAtgtgtacgtacatatgtatgttttcgCGTGTGTATTTTTATGCACATGCAATTTTATGCTGCTGCCATGCAAAGGTGCTAAAAATGCGTAACGCTCTTCGCAGAAAGATCATGGATTTGATCGGATTCTAGGCGGTACATACATTTGCATATCAGCAGATTGTTCCCGGAACTGTGCAACTTCGCATACGTACCATACGTACGTACGTATGATCTTATGTTGGCATAATTATCCGTGGTTCAAATGAAGTGCGTGGTGCAATTTGGGAATCTATATTCAGAATACTTTGGTAAAAGGCCAATAAATTCGTAAATTTATAACATATTTGGTCCGCCGCTGTAATTATAGCATAGCTCCTATAATGAAGTTCCCACATTCACCTTATCCAATGCAACCAACTATGATTTCATAACTAGCAGGGATTGATGTTGTTTGAAACCTATTCAAGTGATCTTTTGATACTTTATGCAATCTCGTGCTTCCCACAATTCGACTAATGGCATAGTATCAGTTTAAGACAGACCAGTAAGCGTGTCAAGCAGGTTTTTAGGATTGCAGCGCACCCCCACACgtttttaactttttactCTAGCTTTGTAAACGTTATGTAAACAGCTTTATCTGTTTGCTTATTAAGATATTTATGAAGCATATTCTGTACATATTCTCTGATAACCCGATTGCCTTGGACACTATAAGATAATCGTATTTAATATCTTCATCGCAGATTTCTTTCGTGTGCAACCATGTCGGTACACTATAAATTTAAGAGTACCCTCAACTTTGATACAATTACGTTTGATGGACTTCACATTTCTGTCGGGGACCTGAAAAGGGAGATTGTGCAGCAGAAGCGACTGGGCAAAATAATCGACTTTGATCTTCAGATCACAAATGCGCAGAGTAAAGAAGGTATGTCCACCATAATCCGCAGTGTTTGCCCTTGCTACATGATATACTTTGCCTCCCCAGAGTACAAGGACGATGGAGTGCTCATTCCCAAGAACACAACGCTTATCATATCGCGCATTCCCATTGCCCATCCCGCAAAAAAGGGCTGGGAGCCACCAGCTGCAGAAAATGCTTTTTCGGCGGCTCCTGCCAAGCAGGACAACTTCAACATGGACCTTTCCAAAATGCAAGGCACCGAGGAGGACAAAATCCAGGCAATGATGATGCAGAGCACCGTCGACTATGATCCCAAGACGTATGTAGTTTAAAATCTTTACAAAAGCCCATATCTAATGTATTTTCTGCTTAGGTACCATCGTATTAAAGGGCAATCGCAAGTGGGCGAAGTTCCCGCATCCTACCGATGCAACAAATGCAAGAAGAGCGGTCACTGGATCAAGAACTGTCCATTTGTAACGGGAAAGGACCAGCAAGAGGTGAAAAGGAACACAGGAATTCCGCGCTCTTTCCGGGACAAGCCAGACGCGGCTGAGAATGAATCATCCGATTTTGTGCTGCCTGCTGTACAAAACCAGGAGATACCGGAGGATCTGATTTGCGGCATTTGCCGAGATATATTCGTCGATGCTGTCATGATACCATGCTGCGGAAGTTCCTTTTGTGACGACTGCGTGCGAACTTCCTTATTGGAGTCAGAGGATAGTGAGTGCCCCGACTGCAAGGAAAAGAACTGTTCCCCTGGCTCCCTTATACCTAATCGGTTCTTGAGAAATTCAGTGAACGCCTTTAAAAACGAGACCGGGTACAACAAAAGCGCGGCTAAGCCAGCTGCAGCAAAAACTGAGGAAAAACCTCCGGTTGAAAAAGAAGTGGAGGAAAAGCCGGTCGCGGAGGAGGAACCAGAAAAGACTGAGGTGAAACCTGGAAAGCAACAAGAATCCGAAACCAATGGCAGCAATCCGCCAAAATCGGAATCTCCCGAGCCTCCTCCAACCACAGAACCATCACAAAAGGAGAAAGATAAATATGATTCGGACTACGAGGATAACATTACAATAAAAATGCCCCAGCCTGCTGCCGATTCCGCATCAGTTCCAAGCAAGGTGAGACCTACATCTTTAACACAGGTGCAATATAGATACTAATTAGTTATTTATCGTTTCAGAGATCCCCCAGTTATTCCCAAAGAAGTGAGTCCTCTCACCGCCGGGACAGGTCAGATTATGTTTCCGAACACGATCACAAGCACCACCGTCCATCGAAATCGGAGTCTGCTAACAAGGACCGAAGTCTCCTGCCCACACCCATTGGCACCGTGCCCAGCTACCAGGGACACATGATGGCCGAATCGGAAGAGGCTCGTCGATCGAGTGCCTATAAGCCCCCttatatgcaaatgcagcGCGGCCCACCTCCAATGCACATGATGGGCCACCACATGCCAGCCTACAACAACGGGTATAACAACATGGGACAGAGGCCTCCCCTAAGGTAGGTTTCTTTTCCACCCGTCTGGATCCCGCCACCACGTGGATTGAGTCAAGTGTCGAAGCCACTGGAACTCCGAGGTGTTGACGAATCCATACGCAGCCGGTCCTGCCTGATctcaatatttttaagttcCAACAGAGACTATACACACACTAGTTAAGAGTATTTTAAGCTCTGGGCTAACGAGCCTTTATGCTTTGTTGAATATTGGTTATTCCTAATTAAAACAGTATTGCTTACAATCAACGTTAAGCTTTTTGAATTGTAATTAACTTCTAAAATTGCAGCTATGTGCCGTATCAAAACCAGGCCGTACACCCAATGCGTACGCCGTACGGAGCTGCAGGCGGAggtatgaatatgaatatgtcACAACCATTTCAGTCCCCCAATTTAGCCTCGATATACCAAGGCGTGGCAGCGAAGGTCGGTTCCGGGTGAGTATCTCTAAGGCATTGCAGAAGCCTGGGATAATAAGTAATGCCAATGTTTTGCAGTCTCATTGACGATCCGTTGGAGGCCTTCAATCGCATCATGAAGGAGAAGGAGCGGAAGAAGGTGGACCGATTTCGCAGTTCCGACCGCCACCGATCAAGGTCCCCGGATAGACAGCGGCATCGCTTTAAATCGCCCATGTACGACAAGGACAACTCCAGGGATAATCTCAAGGACAAGAGACCGCGATCTCGGGAAAGAAAGCGAGAACATAGCTATGAACGGCATATACGTCACCCTCGTTCTAGTCGCCAGCCGAATGATGGCTCTAAGTCACCAGGTGGCAGAATCAAAAGGTAGTTGTACCACCCGCCTTTTCTGTGCAAATGTCTAAATAGATTATCTACTCTCTTCTTCTAAGATCTGGCCATCGCCGCTCTGCTTCTCCAAAGCCGGGCTACAAGAGTGATTACCGGGACAAGCCGTATAACAAGCCCAGTGCTCCAAAGCCGGAGCCAGTTGAGCCTCCTCCCCCCGGATTCGAGCCGCTGCAGCTGACGGATGAAGACGGCTACAGGAACAAGCACCCGACCACTTCGGAAGCATCGCAAAGCAGCAAGGCGGAAAGCATCAAGAAGAGGGACAACCGACACGAAGAGGCGCCACGAAAAAGGCACAGGTCGCGCAGCAAGAGCAAGGAGCCGAAGCCGACCGACAGCAGCTA is part of the Drosophila yakuba strain Tai18E2 chromosome 2R, Prin_Dyak_Tai18E2_2.1, whole genome shotgun sequence genome and encodes:
- the LOC6531983 gene encoding uncharacterized protein LOC6531983 isoform X2; this translates as MKTTCGDVELLTQTVYGFLDFTTTIGNTVMVFSPQSSPAFELKSNDTHEIVNIIETKPKETKKEKEKVGIKPTPLIVTHSNVMPETETSQIESYNISLSNSPIQTLLNTPEYDLLSRQPEQFAEETYRLVNFKSKNEADRQRVYASKKEPVHGYQTRSSEFRSIVTATKDSGKFSKVSQVSHVHAVSSVEKKSKPRQTRTNKPVTPSIQPSRTLKEFSTQTQLSSKPPRKSHQSGRDNRGSSGTRKPSRPKGKRRNKHTQSAKPAVAPSATETTSRPSYRTKANANAVQEEPVSVVSPNAFKLNRRPGRWQYKSSPKPKVNIRKNANPNLPSAIQNDTAPSEEIPVDIITNQAINNGRDLEASGSQNGPVANNNNDDPNSKYFVQTLNVEISTPQPFIDTYYEIATIKTPFIFQAGVVKKTRFLTVTSTIEKVIQEEHTKEYSEDDGPLTENILEATASTDDLKTLTGSVTTLKPIYLGEETETPSLETITESFSITHTKLKTQILPVVYAKRNETIQVTLVQTYDYTSLITVTQTISPLSDDFNPSKNFKDFEGSLDEAGSEINLDLEFGDEDNTGKFDAKIKPKLKVEAKSNVTSPLIPLIPESISFPETLHNSLITSTRPVIKLETIWESHVVPLVRGTETIMRTLSKSVGVVEKTEYVTDVATISMPTPSSQYPFSINPFNPFNPLLPIPPQQFITSTEVQQSMVTETSSKVLKLTFGARTAYTTIFSTSVVPTAVTRLITATIPGQPGQSFPNYYPPPYNPFAYVG
- the LOC6531983 gene encoding uncharacterized protein LOC6531983 isoform X1 gives rise to the protein MLRYLLILCALGSATCGDVELLTQTVYGFLDFTTTIGNTVMVFSPQSSPAFELKSNDTHEIVNIIETKPKETKKEKEKVGIKPTPLIVTHSNVMPETETSQIESYNISLSNSPIQTLLNTPEYDLLSRQPEQFAEETYRLVNFKSKNEADRQRVYASKKEPVHGYQTRSSEFRSIVTATKDSGKFSKVSQVSHVHAVSSVEKKSKPRQTRTNKPVTPSIQPSRTLKEFSTQTQLSSKPPRKSHQSGRDNRGSSGTRKPSRPKGKRRNKHTQSAKPAVAPSATETTSRPSYRTKANANAVQEEPVSVVSPNAFKLNRRPGRWQYKSSPKPKVNIRKNANPNLPSAIQNDTAPSEEIPVDIITNQAINNGRDLEASGSQNGPVANNNNDDPNSKYFVQTLNVEISTPQPFIDTYYEIATIKTPFIFQAGVVKKTRFLTVTSTIEKVIQEEHTKEYSEDDGPLTENILEATASTDDLKTLTGSVTTLKPIYLGEETETPSLETITESFSITHTKLKTQILPVVYAKRNETIQVTLVQTYDYTSLITVTQTISPLSDDFNPSKNFKDFEGSLDEAGSEINLDLEFGDEDNTGKFDAKIKPKLKVEAKSNVTSPLIPLIPESISFPETLHNSLITSTRPVIKLETIWESHVVPLVRGTETIMRTLSKSVGVVEKTEYVTDVATISMPTPSSQYPFSINPFNPFNPLLPIPPQQFITSTEVQQSMVTETSSKVLKLTFGARTAYTTIFSTSVVPTAVTRLITATIPGQPGQSFPNYYPPPYNPFAYVG
- the LOC6531984 gene encoding E3 ubiquitin-protein ligase RBBP6, encoding MSVHYKFKSTLNFDTITFDGLHISVGDLKREIVQQKRLGKIIDFDLQITNAQSKEEYKDDGVLIPKNTTLIISRIPIAHPAKKGWEPPAAENAFSAAPAKQDNFNMDLSKMQGTEEDKIQAMMMQSTVDYDPKTYHRIKGQSQVGEVPASYRCNKCKKSGHWIKNCPFVTGKDQQEVKRNTGIPRSFRDKPDAAENESSDFVLPAVQNQEIPEDLICGICRDIFVDAVMIPCCGSSFCDDCVRTSLLESEDSECPDCKEKNCSPGSLIPNRFLRNSVNAFKNETGYNKSAAKPAAAKTEEKPPVEKEVEEKPVAEEEPEKTEVKPGKQQESETNGSNPPKSESPEPPPTTEPSQKEKDKYDSDYEDNITIKMPQPAADSASVPSKRSPSYSQRSESSHRRDRSDYVSEHDHKHHRPSKSESANKDRSLLPTPIGTVPSYQGHMMAESEEARRSSAYKPPYMQMQRGPPPMHMMGHHMPAYNNGYNNMGQRPPLSYVPYQNQAVHPMRTPYGAAGGGMNMNMSQPFQSPNLASIYQGVAAKVGSGLIDDPLEAFNRIMKEKERKKVDRFRSSDRHRSRSPDRQRHRFKSPMYDKDNSRDNLKDKRPRSRERKREHSYERHIRHPRSSRQPNDGSKSPGGRIKRSGHRRSASPKPGYKSDYRDKPYNKPSAPKPEPVEPPPPGFEPLQLTDEDGYRNKHPTTSEASQSSKAESIKKRDNRHEEAPRKRHRSRSKSKEPKPTDSSYRSLTPPAKITTPKMTAAQLRERECTPKTPERAHDDYLPARARIMASQPDINDSEMETNVGKENKAKSPLSKDRKKKKKDKDKADRKKSKKDKRARKEKGDRQKKSSSVNRSDSDINNSSLANEPNYKVSSPRASSNFEINAAQLSPAHNATENVSPKKSHSFLNVSVASDDNLGPRSKLSEANSVNLSKWEMEENILSLEDATKKSAGVSDDPSEITSDVLRKAENAIFAKAINAIRPVEFQVIINSKDNSKDRSVIRNDKDRSPSPRRTSSKSVKERLGNKISNDRSRSPDKSKGRRREAITKSSDDDANRGRSDRHGSRKRDNRSRDRTAPSEKRQERSSYKRRTPEDDRNRRQNKERSDSKHGKHDQINSDDSDRRTARNTKSSDSRVVSSVTAVAVPPKPCRPDNPFRKFVDNSSSSSLVVKYDNTIQNDGASSDNGMEHRKQRDKKLKKHSKYSSTESLRSEKRKDLKSKKKSKILKKKKKSKK